A region from the Lycium barbarum isolate Lr01 chromosome 8, ASM1917538v2, whole genome shotgun sequence genome encodes:
- the LOC132606711 gene encoding uncharacterized protein LOC132606711, with amino-acid sequence MTGLIGSLSMLRFLMWLFWLPHSESSQLTDFSMGAARALDTLLQDYAYLAFDRPRIRTGVIYDGKVSSNLTGIKVSALRLRSGSLRRRGVKMYKEFQLPIGVVEQPYVERLVLVYQNLGNWSARYYNLPGYIYLAPVLGLLAYDASNLSATNLPELDIKVSGQPISISFSDVKPLPVGSSAKCVSIDLQGSLNFSKVLSDNTCTTFQHGHFSIVTESIAPSPAPVSPASVIHHKGKKNKSKVWIIVGSVAGGLVLMFLLGLLIACASKYKRRKKMQEMERAAEVGEALQMTNVGSTKAPAATVTRTQPTLETEYRP; translated from the coding sequence ATGACGGGGCTTATTGGAAGTCTCTCGATGCTTCGCTTTCTGATGTGGTTGTTTTGGTTGCCACATTCCGAAAGTTCCCAGTTAACTGACTTTTCTATGGGGGCTGCACGGGCACTAGACACACTCCTCCAAGATTATGCTTATCTTGCATTTGATCGTCCGAGGATTAGAACAGGTGTTATCTATGATGGAAAAGTCTCATCGAATTTGACAGGGATTAAGGTATCTGCGTTGAGGCTTAGGAGCGGTAGCTTAAGGAGACGAGGAGTTAAAATGTATAAAGAGTTCCAACTACCCATTGGTGTCGTCGAGCAGCCTTATGTTGAGAGGCTTGTACTGGTCTACCAAAATTTGGGCAACTGGTCTGCAAGATATTACAACTTACCCGGCTACATCTACTTGGCTCCCGTATTAGGTCTTCTTGCTTACGATGCATCAAATCTGTCAGCTACTAATTTGCCCGAGCTGGATATTAAAGTTTCTGGTCAGCCTATTTCAATAAGTTTTTCTGATGTCAAGCCATTGCCTGTTGGATCATCTGCAAAATGTGTTTCAATTGATTTACAAGGTTCTCTGAATTTCAGCAAAGTTTTGTCGGATAACACGTGTACAACATTTCAACATGGGCATTTCTCTATCGTGACCGAGTCAATTGCTCCTTCACCTGCTCCAGTGTCTCCAGCATCTGTAATTCATCATAAGGGAAAGAAGAACAAGTCGAAAGTCTGGATAATTGTTGGTTCGGTAGCAGGAGGACTAGTGTTGATGTTTCTTTTAGGTCTTCTGATAGCGTGTGCGAGCAAGTACAAGCGTAGAAAGAAAATGCAAGAAATGGAGAGGGCTGCAGAGGTTGGAGAAGCATTACAAATGACTAACGTTGGGAGCACAAAAGCACCTGCTGCTACTGTTACGCGAACGCAACCTACACTAGAAACCGAGTACAGGCCATAA
- the LOC132605274 gene encoding alkane hydroxylase MAH1-like — MDVLEFSFSLLIIIMFFSYSTWYITKRWLKSSIPTNWPLLGMLPGLIRNAHRIHEFVTAFLGETGGTFEFHGPILSNLNMLITSDPSNIHHILSRNFSNYPKGLEFREIFDILGNGIFNVDSELWEIHRKTTMSLMSHAKFQTLLERNMRDTIENGLVPILDAFAKQGAPLDLQDVFQRFTFDAISKLLLDHDPRSLSIGLPYVPCEKAFNDVVDALLYRHILPQSCWKLQKWLRIGKEKKLIQAWEAFDEFLYPCISRKQEELMHKTIKEEDFDLFTAYTKAYNQWNNGDNSGNVQEFLRDTFLNLMFAGRDTTSAALTWFFWFLAKNPLVEKKIREEIQQQLHLKEDEILKHFNIEETRKLVYLHGALCETLRFFPSVSLEHKLPLELDILPSGHRVSPNTRIVLSFYTMGRMETIWGKDCLEFKPERWISERGRIKHEPSFKFPAFNAGPRTCLGKEMAFIQMKMVAATLIYNYHIELVQPQIISPTPSIIVQVKNGLKVMLVKRVHLQSS; from the coding sequence ATGGATGTCcttgaattttctttttctctcttgatTATCATCATGTTTTTCTCTTATTCTACATGGTACATCACAAAAAGATGGTTGAAAAGCTCAATACCAACAAATTGGCCTCTCCTTGGAATGTTACCTGGCCTTATACGAAATGCTCATCGTATCCATGAATTTGTAACTGCTTTTCTTGGAGAAACAGGAGGCACTTTTGAGTTCCATGGTCCTATTCTTTCCAATTTGAACATGTTAATTACTAGTGATCCTTCAAATATCCATCATATCCTTAGTAGAAATTTCTCAAACTATCCAAAGGGTCTTGAGTTCCGAGAAATTTTCGATATATTGGGAAATGGAATCTTCAATGTTGATTCTGAACTATGGGAGATTCATAGGAAAACCACCATGTCCTTAATGAGCCACGCAAAATTCCAAACTTTGTTGGAGAGAAACATGAGGGACACTATCGAAAACGGGCTCGTACCAATTCTTGATGCTTTTGCAAAACAAGGCGCCCCGCTTGATTTGCAAGACGTTTTTCAGAGATTTACGTTTGATGCTATCAGCAAATTGTTACTTGACCATGATCCAAGAAGTTTATCTATTGGTTTACCTTATGTTCCATGTGAAAAGGCGTTCAACGATGTTGTGGATGCACTTTTGTATCGACATATATTGCCACAAAGTTGTTGGAAATTGCAAAAATGGCTTCGAATTGGTAAAGAGAAAAAGCTCATTCAAGCATGGGAAGCTTTTGATGAGTTCTTATATCCGTGCATTTCACGTAAACAAGAAGAGCTGATGCATAAAACAATCAAAGAGGAGGATTTCGACTTATTTACTGCTTATACTAAAGCATACAATCAGTGGAATAATGGAGATAATTCAGGCAACGTACAAGAATTTCTAAGGGACACTTTCTTGAATTTGATGTTCGCTGGAAGAGACACCACAAGTGCAGCTCTCACTTGGTTTTTTTGGTTCTTAGCTAAAAATCCCTTAGTAGAGAAAAAGATTAGGGAAGAAATTCAACAACAATTGCATCTAAAAGAAGATGAAATTCTCAAGCATTTCAACATAGAGGAGACAAGAAAATTGGTCTATCTACATGGTGCTTTATGTGAAACTCTAAGGTTCTTTCCTTCAGTTTCATTAGAACATAAACTTCCACTTGAACTTGACATTCTCCCGAGTGGTCACCGTGTTAGTCCAAACACGAGAATTGTGCTATCGTTCTATACAATGGGGAGAATGGAGACTATATGGGGAAAAGATTGTTTAGAATTTAAGCCAGAAAGATGGATTTCAGAGCGAGGAAGGATCAAACATGAGCCATCTTTCAAATTTCCAGCATTTAATGCGGGCCCGAGAACTTGTTTAGGGAAAGAAATGGCATTCATTCAGATGAAAATGGTGGCAGCCACCCTCATATACAATTACCATATCGAACTAGTGCAACCTCAAATAATTTCTCCTACTCCTTCTATTATCGTTCAAGTGAAAAATGGTCTGAAAGTTATGCTCGTTAAAAGGGTTCATCTCCAGTCTAGCTAA